From the genome of Planctomycetia bacterium:
AAGCCGATTTGATATCGCCTTCTGATGCCGAACGAGAAACCCCGAGCGCGTCGTAATAATCTTTTGCCATTTGCAGAAACAATCCTCACTGAAGTTACTCATATTATTCTACTGCGCGTAAAGAATGGCGACTTGGGAAGTTAGTTCCTGCTGTCGAACCAGATTTCTGGTAACAGTCGTTTTTTCGAGCATTTTCTGCACTTGCTGACGTTCATCCTTAAGGAGAGTCGCCTGCTTTCGTGGTAGCCCACTGAGCGATGTCATGAAACGCTGCTCCAATTCATGCTCTAGCGATTCGCGACAATGGTGGGCCAGCCGTTTCCACGAAACAGGCACCAGGAATTGGTAAATGAAATAAAGCAGCAGCATCCCAAGAATTGTTGCGAGTAAGGGCATCAGGATCAAATCAGTAAAAGATACATACATCGTGCCAGCAATTTTGGCATAGAGTTGCCAGACAAACACCAGAATTAGTAACCCGAGGGGGATGAGGTGCCCCAGCCAGGTCCACCACGGTGCCATGCGCTTCCGCCATGATCCAGGGCCTGCTAATTCATTTTCAGCTTTAAGCAGTACTTTGTTCAACGTGTCAGAGTATGTTGCTTCAGTGATTCCTTTCAAATGTGCCTGAACTTCTTCAGCAAGCTGATGTACTGGCAATTGCAATTCATCTGCACGTGCAATCAGTCGATCAGTCAGAGCCTCTTTCCTTGCTGACAGGCTTTGTTGATAACTTTTCTGCACGCAGGATGCTGCGAAACCAGTCAGATCGCTGACCCCTGGTTCACTGGTGGAAGCAGGCAATTGTGGTAAACTCCCTTTCAGCCAACGCATTCGTCCAAGTTGAAGCAGGCTGACAAACGAACCCATCATGCCTTTGAATGGATGACTAAGGTAATCAGCATAACGCTGCTGAAGTTGCCTTTGGTGAGGGGCCATGCCCGCCAGAATCACATCGATCTGTTGGTTTACTTCCTGTTTTACTATTGTTTGCCACGCAGATTGCGTTGCCTGTGCAGATTGTTCAGCATCTGGTGGCACTGCTTTGCTTAACAAAGAATCGACTTGGACGAGAAGTTGTTCGATCCCTTTGGTGCGGATGGCTTCCATTTCACGTTGATTGAGTCCATTCTCCAGCCAGGCTCGGAGTGCCTGGAACTGTTCGCCTTCATGCAGAGTTTGTGTTGCATTCAGCCATTGCTGGGCACACACCCGAAAGAGTAATGGTTCTGAGAAACCCGCTGCGGATAAGTCCCGGAGCAAATCCTCGTCGGGACGCAATCCTGTGGAGTGTTCAGCGAGGCATCGATCCCATTTATTCAGCACAAAAGCAAAGGCTCGACGATCACGATGTTTCAGAAATAAATCCCAGCCAGCCTGGTCGTGGTACTTTTCTTGTGAACCAACATAAAGAATGATGTCAGCAGCAGGCAGCACTGCTTCCAATCGGTCTCGGTGCATGGTTTCATTGCTATCCAGATCAGGAGTATCTATTAGAATTTTATGTTCGAGCGAAGGCTGCTTATGCCTGATATGACGACAGTTCCGCAGTGATTCAGGCAAGCGTTTGTCATCAATTGATTCATGCAGGTAGACAATAGGTTCACGAGTAGTGGGCCTGGTAAATGCAGCTTCCGCAATGGTTCCTTGTGCCAGTGCATTCAAGAGTGTTGATTTGCCAACTCCGGTGCCACCCATCAGCATGATGATGAGTATCGGCCTGGTTTGAGCCAGTTCATTGGCTTGTCGTTTCAGATCTTTGGCAAGTTCTTTTCCATTGCTTAATTGCTCAGGTTTAACTTTCCATCGATGTGGACGTGAAATCCAGCGAGTCAGTTCTTCTTCTAGTTCACCCAGGTGTAGCGAAATAGTGTCAAAGGCAGATTGGCTCATGCCGCCTCCTGCCTGGCAAGAGTCTGCTGCAGAGAATGAATACTGGCAGGCAGTCTTGCAGTAATTGATTTTAACTCGGTCAGTTCAGGTACCAGTTTATATGGCCACTTCAACAGTTCAACAGTCAGAGGAGTTGTCAGGATTTCTTTAAATACCACGAGTTGTCGCGACCTTGCTTTTTCCCGCTCGGAATCGACATATTTTTTCCCTAGCGTTTCAGTTAATCCCTGGGTTAACGATGCCGCTAGGGGCAGCAGCAGTGGATAGAGGAGAAAATGAGTACCTGCAGTAAACACGACTCCGGCAACGCTGGCTGCTTCAACACTGAATTTAAGTCCGCGCAAGGTGTTTAATGCGGTAGGTTGCTTTCCCAATTCTTCATAGATAGCCCGTGCTGTTTTCTCAGTTTCAATCGATTGTTGCTGAATAAAGGACTGGATTTGCGAATTGAACTTCTCCATGAACTGAGATTCCCGCTGCCCTATGAATGCATTTCGCAAAGCCTGTAGCACAGGATTTCCCTGATCCTGTTGGATCACGTTCAAACGAAGTCGATCAAGCCAGCCCTGAAAAGTCGATTGCAGAATCTGCACTTCCTGGGGACCAGCCTCGGAAGGTTTCTGTATCCAGTTTTTGACCCAACGATACGGGCTTCGAAGGAAATGCATCATCTTGCTCAGGTATTGGCCTGCACCTGGCAATTCGAGCATCTCCATCAGTTTCAGCATGGCGATGTTGAAATGCGGAAACTGTTCGCCTGCCAGATATTCATTCTGGTAGCGATTCAGCATAGTCTGTTCACCCGTTTTTACCTGTTGCTCCCAGGCTTGAGCCACTTTCAGATCATGCTGCGCTGGTAATAACAGCCGTTCCTGAAACTGATCCAGAAACCGAACGGCACGGTGTACGCTATCCAACCTGGTTTTGTGGGGCTGCTTCAGCCACCATTGAACCGGTTCCAGAACGGATTTGCGATGAACGGAGCCAACTCCAGCCGGATCAAGTTGTTCAGAAGGCGTTAATGCAGGCATCGCCACCACATGGGTGATGCCGATACATTCAGGAATTTGGGCAATGACTTGTTCACGGAAGTGTTTGAGCAACGGATCGACCTGATTAGCCTGCATTTTTGTCAGGCATGCGATAACCGGTTTGCCGGTTTGCAGGATGTACTGCAAGTATTGTGTA
Proteins encoded in this window:
- a CDS encoding 50S ribosome-binding GTPase, coding for MSQSAFDTISLHLGELEEELTRWISRPHRWKVKPEQLSNGKELAKDLKRQANELAQTRPILIIMLMGGTGVGKSTLLNALAQGTIAEAAFTRPTTREPIVYLHESIDDKRLPESLRNCRHIRHKQPSLEHKILIDTPDLDSNETMHRDRLEAVLPAADIILYVGSQEKYHDQAGWDLFLKHRDRRAFAFVLNKWDRCLAEHSTGLRPDEDLLRDLSAAGFSEPLLFRVCAQQWLNATQTLHEGEQFQALRAWLENGLNQREMEAIRTKGIEQLLVQVDSLLSKAVPPDAEQSAQATQSAWQTIVKQEVNQQIDVILAGMAPHQRQLQQRYADYLSHPFKGMMGSFVSLLQLGRMRWLKGSLPQLPASTSEPGVSDLTGFAASCVQKSYQQSLSARKEALTDRLIARADELQLPVHQLAEEVQAHLKGITEATYSDTLNKVLLKAENELAGPGSWRKRMAPWWTWLGHLIPLGLLILVFVWQLYAKIAGTMYVSFTDLILMPLLATILGMLLLYFIYQFLVPVSWKRLAHHCRESLEHELEQRFMTSLSGLPRKQATLLKDERQQVQKMLEKTTVTRNLVRQQELTSQVAILYAQ
- a CDS encoding GTPase domain-containing protein, with amino-acid sequence MTPNTSADTAHQLAADLTWLEGYASQREELHSAVIPLRLSAALLRNQIAPFLNGRASHPLHIAVVGGAGTGKSTIANFLIGRSVAESNPQAGFTRHPVALVAAESSVGSVLTSGILGPLQPIAGPCPSDRDEDVFQVREVALPDSSPLEPLQHAVIWDCPDMTTWKANQYQTRLVETIGLADLVVYVASDERYNDAWPTQYLQYILQTGKPVIACLTKMQANQVDPLLKHFREQVIAQIPECIGITHVVAMPALTPSEQLDPAGVGSVHRKSVLEPVQWWLKQPHKTRLDSVHRAVRFLDQFQERLLLPAQHDLKVAQAWEQQVKTGEQTMLNRYQNEYLAGEQFPHFNIAMLKLMEMLELPGAGQYLSKMMHFLRSPYRWVKNWIQKPSEAGPQEVQILQSTFQGWLDRLRLNVIQQDQGNPVLQALRNAFIGQRESQFMEKFNSQIQSFIQQQSIETEKTARAIYEELGKQPTALNTLRGLKFSVEAASVAGVVFTAGTHFLLYPLLLPLAASLTQGLTETLGKKYVDSEREKARSRQLVVFKEILTTPLTVELLKWPYKLVPELTELKSITARLPASIHSLQQTLARQEAA